ATGTTAAAAGCGACCATTTGAGCTCCATGCATCCACCCAATCATTGGGTTGTAGTTGGAGGAGTCAACACGTATACCTTTTGGGTACACCCTGAGTATATTTCGCTGGGTAAACCTACATACCAAGGAGACCTACATAAGCACCtccaaagaaaatataaaaattgataattttataagctcatcgtcTAATTCCAACTCCATTAACAAAACCCTTTCACTATGCCACTAGTATTGATGAAATAATTGATCATAAATGACAAATATCTCATGTCAGCAATGTTTCTCTTGTTCATGACATAGATGCATGTTTAAACATTTGCAAAGATAGACTTATTGAAACCAATTCATGATTACTTGTTTGCACCTGACAATTTCTTTTCCATGAGTTTCAGCAGCCTTTTCAAGTTGTTGCTCACTTAAGCTAAGGCGTCTCACTTTATCAGGATCAACTTTCAAACATTCTTCTATTCCACCTTTAGGCTTCCCAGCATGAATGGCGATTAAATGTTTATATTCTGGTGCAATAATATGCTGAGACTTACTCTCTCCCTCAGGTAGATCTTCATCATCATTATTATCTTCATCTAATACATTCTGCAAGAAGGTAAGTGAGGAAGCAAAATGGTAAAGACAGTTTGCTAAAATCTCAATCACTACGTCATTATACCTTATCCTCAGACCGAATAGAGCTTTTAAGGTCAGAGATTTCTTTCCCCCAAGCTTCCTCATCAGGTGCAGCCTTTCCACTCTGTGAATCATTCTCTCTCTCCTTTATTTCCCTGGCTTCAAGGTATTCTTTTGGTGGTTTAGTTGATATTATAATTCGTTTCTTCAACGATTCTGGAGATGGAAATTCCTTTAAACATTCTGAGCCAGGAGAAAATAGGATGTCTCCAAATGTTTGTGTGATCATCTAGAAGTTATTCAAGGAATAACAAATCATCAGTATTAGACCTTCAAATCCCCATAAAATAATGAAGACTTACCTCAGCTACTTTAGCCTGAAGATCTGGAGTAAGATGGTCTTCTAGAGTTATAACCACTGGATACTCTGATGCGCTAAAAGCATGCTCCTTGATGGACCTCAAACATTTTATGAGTTCTACTGGTGTTGTCAGTGTTCTACATCAAGGAAACAGAAACCAAGTTAAAAGCTATGCATGCATTATTCACAGTTATTTTAGAGTTGACAGAAGTTCACAGAACTTAtgtcatataattaaaaaaagtcaAACATTGGGAAGTTTATTCCCTAAATGCACTATCACAGCACATAAGAAATTAACAGAGGATATATTTATTGTCACTCACTTTTGATggatgaaaaatgtcatttgaTTTCATTATTGAGGAAGGAGTTGTGATAAGttataaaagaaaatgtaaGAGAACTTGGTCtttgatttgaaaaattgaaCAAGATCAAACATAAAAGTCCAAGGAAGAAAATTCAGTCCAATCATAGAATTTATTTTCCAGCATTGACTTCCTTTTTCAAGTGGTAATTAGATGTTACCATTTTCACAACAAAAGCATACCTCCCATGAAGAACATCCACATTGTCTTTCGTGGAATTAGGCCATATATCCAACTCAATTACTCTCACACCTCTCTTCAGTGCATTTATGATGGGGACGTCGCTGCAGTCACTGCTAAGTTGATTCCCAGTTAGATATGAATTGTGGCCAGTATATATGAAATAATGAGACAGAGGAGCAGTCATATCATGGTGCACCTGAAACCCAATAAATGATCACCAaggttaataaaaataataacaaaaatgaagatTCAAGTTGTTAAAGAGATAGAAAGCTGCAATCAAATGGACAACTACATAATTTAGAcataaaagga
This region of Manihot esculenta cultivar AM560-2 chromosome 10, M.esculenta_v8, whole genome shotgun sequence genomic DNA includes:
- the LOC110624891 gene encoding phosphoinositide phospholipase C 2, with product MSKQTYRVCFCFRRRFKLAVAEAPEEIKALFDRYSENGLMTVDHLRRFLVEIQKQENATTEDAQAIFDQLHELKHLNVFHRRGLNLEAFFKYLFGDVNLPIDVKRGVHHDMTAPLSHYFIYTGHNSYLTGNQLSSDCSDVPIINALKRGVRVIELDIWPNSTKDNVDVLHGRTLTTPVELIKCLRSIKEHAFSASEYPVVITLEDHLTPDLQAKVAEMITQTFGDILFSPGSECLKEFPSPESLKKRIIISTKPPKEYLEAREIKERENDSQSGKAAPDEEAWGKEISDLKSSIRSEDKNVLDEDNNDDEDLPEGESKSQHIIAPEYKHLIAIHAGKPKGGIEECLKVDPDKVRRLSLSEQQLEKAAETHGKEIVRFTQRNILRVYPKGIRVDSSNYNPMIGWMHGAQMVAFNMQGYGRSLWLMHGMFKANGGCGYVKKPDFLLKCDPHGGIFDPRAKLPVKTTLKVKVYMGEGWYYDFHRTHFDAFSPPDFYARVGIAGVPADSIMKKTKTLEDNWIPVWNEEFEFPLTVPELALLRIEVHEYDMSEKDDFGGQTCLPVSELRKGIRAIPLHDNKGVKYNSVKLLMRFDFV